A genomic window from Engraulis encrasicolus isolate BLACKSEA-1 chromosome 14, IST_EnEncr_1.0, whole genome shotgun sequence includes:
- the si:ch1073-335m2.2 gene encoding msx2-interacting protein isoform X3: MVRETRHLWVGNLPEHVREEKIVEHFKRYGRVESVKVLRKRGSEGGVAAFVDFVDIKSAQKAHNSVNKMGDRDLRTDYNEPGSVPSAVRGLEDNPPSSSHARDVSGFSRAAVGPVYGAPVSLHAREGRYERRLDGSESRERSYDHSPYSHHERGATFERPRHYNTDYYRDRALFSSPVGSGAAAGAIAGGFDTPEPHFESRIRGGDPFALSSSASRRGDPYRDDRGRRADRTYHHHRRSRSSHSSQSRHPSPTQRSSGQSSKAAHSPKRAPVSPGRGPRSQSRSRSSSSDSVSSTSSTGSGSSDSNSSSSGGSRARSVQSAATHAPQAHPGMSMDDEPRRSFGIRVQNLPVRSTDTSLKDGLFHEFKKYGKVTSVQIHGASEERYGLVFFRQQEDQEKALNVSKGKLFFGMMIEVTAWNGPDPSLAETESENEFRPLDGRIDEFHPKATRTLFIGNLEKTANYQQLLDVFQRFGEVVDIDIKRVNGIPQYAFVQYSDIASVCKAIKKMDGEYLGANRLKLGFGKSMPTTCVWLDGLASNITEQYLTRHFCRYGHVVKVVFDRMKGMALVLYNNTDFAQTAVRETKGWKIGGNKIKVDFASQESQMAFYRSMQASGQDIRDFYEIPTERREERRPPYHEFPAERAYYENVRTPGLYADDPRRDYPGRSRERYSELDHYPSEHYDPRYHEDPREYREYRDQFEQDMRKYTYIQRERERERFEADRGRWSPSHQRRPISPSASPSPSDRVTREAERRVYRHSSERSGSCSSVSPPPPQFEKPGKSPMDYKTEGAEREMELLEMERVGGSERSRRGRRKDKGDKEKGERGKSRRGKMPSPSVSHLETDKEASLDGSSIKGKILEGDGTEKSRYKGDNEPSPSEHISRLETPQKSDRLDAGKGEASDRDGKSRLKKHLKSDIGGEAKDLMLESDRLAARKRRFADPGGKTIRQKRGRMEDEGVQSPEFGTNSALPKDSEDVKALEKETQKREHVKPKLDRGPSHYGVKDDQDSSSMSGIRGQGSMMRQGEPPDLDDQDSGKHLSVPGVSRRFSHDETLDHENKSREEYDIDLSQSYRKQMEQNRRLRQQIPEPDTHGKTGSPQSLEAEELEHRSLVHEVGKPPQDVTDTSPSSRNKKPEMFELDVGSKRERVYRSFRPKSEDPEWNNTNSPKPQQPSQHIEEEMNDMPHLITVKDVKELPKSEETVHPDVEMVKRVHPTQMTKLSTQLHSGMDDPHKRWESRLKQDLLPDVGFSGRKRLGHKHLEYGLWHDLEPGEVRSDSEEDREHKSNSPMPSTSLSFPERQRGDRLSDSKFTSSLERNKFYSFALDQTITPDTKALLERAKSLSSSREDNWSFLDYDSHFASLRSRKDTEKVESTPRPTPSWYMKKKKIRSESEDKLDDRKEAEPKPEEQQERRELFASRFLHSSIFEQDSRRLQHLERKHEDSEQGVGYQSTQPSALEGQPDAEPGVLFHSRFLELTRLQHQKDKDFKEPQEIKREVTDDSRTEKPQEEPQEQPQSAIPVPHAVEPEPERKPELETKPEPETKPEPETKPEPDTKPEPEIKPISPTQLLPLPPPKFVQPPKELSPPLEKPVPSNSPKSSDVVMKEEREREKTPPPPLPLQHDETPPPSLPPQPVPEERPNSVSPVLPEYQASEFKESVSQEQMEPSVNTEKDTSEDLSSSVELKPSEMEESGLPEIKPEAEVLNTPRSVSPAPVEDMDILKNEPSPVDEEPSVKPDVDQSYVPSPVEEPVSPPQKSKTKKTKASPTTPVAPLPSPSTPDKQATRKSERTSKRGSSPRGEIPKTAAESKQKSPIQGPETEQVTEQRRRRRNVKSVYATPVEDESTLQTGKEVEPQRSARRRGVDKEVAPPQPPEQDAQTQQTSSKPRGRPPKNRRQGEDASAQKLKVAETKEMESIETMGSNEPVLKPKGKQHSPASQRSQPCPTPLSSTSVKKVDKYPDPDPQQEDLPEDIEMTDSEPASDSVSGVEKGKDESREDEKQTMEEQQKEHDDLVMDTPTEAPAVEEVPQAGKSGRSKATRLVRNTKLPAEDKSLVLKNLRIRLDMTEVIMNKKSELSPKDQAMESPQDKELVEGDMEEESDTIMPDSAENVFAREFELEQAVENIAKLTEGSNPPPIKSPRKEGPSPVVPSPVVPSPVVPPAAEPEPPTKKPANPASENELAAAIDSITSEGLPCPLPQQPQEPAVSVATMSEPAVQPFTTDSKTTELSSSSAPVQEEISTPITPRKGAKGRAKTPKKTKAQKAAANRKEMKDSVPEPDNSQTNTPEPMAIETPAITESPPVAPIVITPPPKSNMSHPTDNSVSEGALNDEPTHGRSAGLVNKSPNILKPTQQPYECTPLSPTSLCLKTSHSSRLPLSPTDRFNQSRNPPLPLVPPAQVSPAPGPGPETHDPDPGNSDLRKILMKPKNITSTCAIAPANMPPHLPRESEPPSDMNKTPVPENRHVSLPAPLSAQAVVRSPGSLPPNESKQMFNEKTVISVIASTATSVISRICNTPEGEEKANIPRSNPYAEKQLPKQMFPPSAEESSTYHGAAVGEDGGNAGRFVVESATLNTGPSPGLRINTSEGVVVLSHSGQKMEGPQRISAKISQIPPASPADMESQQLVSMPQMKPDHYAQAPSAKCPLVPADHGHPIKTQPGLSAKQDNSLDKMETYQAGGQSGVVKRLQQPGANPGVMGYHHSADFAMLLKHPKKEGAEPMSDGAKPSWASAISPAISPHLPSAAGNAVGFMPNAPSDRGAPAHLTGIKEPRSPRKTCHPHSPFTKVSSPIGSSSPKAMPVVLPSGLPAAMSQYVPNVHHSEQSVIMPPHSTHGNIGRMSPHRGVSQTIPIGHLSQGDVRVNTPPLAMMNYGMHSADALQASPWSGAPQPCPTSPQPVGSRDMVLKVNPANTRPHEANEEEARRYQGLGRPGAQPPMKPEAFPQEYRGPLPSHGLPPGPLDRYNLQQRDMRVLMHHQQGERPAAEMHHGGPEPVPSSSSSTGMTASLSPRGHLIAKALPEKEALKPDVNRPASPAGKEGIIGIRGAMTAIASPQRIPILASGASPAFQEYQAVYTNIRGVPSQFSDSSPLNISQAPHIAPSQAHQDPEHPQTSAEGKVEPVENQSVNMVQLLTKYPIIWQGLLALKNDTAAVQLHFVYGNKALAVRSLPLPEGGAMLRIVQRMRLEASQLESVARRMTGDTEFCLLLAMPCGRDQDDVRSQTQMLRQAFISYLQAKLAAGIINVPNPGSNQPAYVLQIFPPCEFSESHLSRLAPDLLSRISSICPQHLMIVITSV, translated from the exons ATGGTTCGGGAAACCAGACACCTTTGGGTGGGAAACTTACCCGAACATGTTCGAGAGGAGAAAATTGTTGAGCATTTTAAACG CTATGGCCGGGTGGAGAGCGTCAAGGTGCTGCGCAAGCGCGGCTCGGAGGGGGGCGTGGCGGCGTTCGTGGACTTTGTTGACATCAAGAGTGCCCAGAAGGCCCACAACTCCGTCAACAAGATGGGCGACCGCGACCTGCGCACGGACTACAACGAGCCGGGATCCGTGCCTAGCGCTGTGCGGGGGCTGGAGGACAACCCCCCGTCTAGCAGTCACGCCCGCGACGTTTCGGGGTTCTCACGTGCCGCCGTTGGGCCCGTTTATGGGGCCCCCGTGTCCCTCCACGCCAGGGAGGGCCGGTACGAGCGCAGACTAGACGG CTCGGAGAGTCGGGAGCGAAGTTACGACCACAGCCCCTACAGCCACCATGAGCGTGGTGCAACCTTCGAGCGGCCGCGGCACTACAACACAGACTATTACCGTGACCGTGCCCTGTTCAGCTCGCCCGTGGGCTCTGGCGCAGCCGCGGGGGCGATAGCGGGCGGCTTTGACACCCCTGAGCCCCACTTCGAGTCGCGCATACGTGGTGGCGACCCCTTTGCACTGTCGTCCAGCGCCTCGCGGCGTGGAGACCCGTACCGAGATGACCGGGGGCGGCGGGCGGATCGGACTTACCATCACCACCGCCGTAGCCGCTCCTCGCACTCCTCCCAGTCGCggcacccctcccccacccagcGCAGCTCCGGACAGAGCTCCAAGGCCGCCCACTCCCCTAAACGCGCCCCAGTCTCCCCCGGCAGGGGACCTCGATCGCAGTCACGGTCGCGATCTTCAAGCTCAGACTCAGTCAGCAGTACCAGCAGCACGGGGAGCGGCAG CAGCGACTCGAACAGCAGCTCCAGTGGAGGCTCTCGAGCACGCTCAGTGCAGTCCGCTGCCACGCACGCACCCCAGGCCCATCCCGGCATGTCGATGGACGACGAGCCGCGCAGGAGTTTTGGGATTCGGGTTCAGAACCTCCCTGTGCGCTCCACAG ATACAAGCTTAAAGGACGGGCTTTTCCACGAATTTAAGAAGTACGGGAAAGTGACATCCGTCCAGATCCACGGAGCGTCGGAGGAGCGATACGGACTGGTGTTCTTCAGGCAGCAGGAGGACCAGGAGAAGGCGCTGAACGTGTCTAAGGGGAAGCTCTTCTTTGGCATGATGATCGAGGTCACAGCGTGGAACGGACCTG ATCCATCTCTTGCAGAGACGGAGAGTGAAAATGAATTTCGGCCACTGGATGGGAGGATAGACGAGTTTCATCCAAAGGCAACCCGCACTCTTTTTATTGGAAATTTGGAGAAGACCGCAAACTACCAGCAGCTGCTTGATGTCTTTCAGCGCTTTGGAGAAGTAGTG GACATTGACATCAAAAGGGTCAATGGTATTCCTCAGTACGCATTTGTGCAATACTCGGACATCGCCAGTGTTTGCAAGGCGATAAAGAAGATGGATGGAGAATACCTGGGAGCCAACCGATTAAAG CTTGGGTTTGGGAAGAGTATGCCCACGACGTGCGTCTGGCTGGATGGCTTGGCCTCGAACATTACGGAGCAGTACCTCACCAGGCACTTCTGTCGCTATGGGCATGTCGTCAAG GTGGTGTTTGACAGAATGAAAGGAATGGCTCTTGTCTTGTACAACAACACAGACTTTGCCCAGACAGCAGTAAGAGAGACCAAAGGTTGGAAGATTGGTGGCAACAAAATCAAA GTTGATTTTGCCAGCCAAGAGAGCCAGATGGCCTTCTATCGGTCTATGCAAGCGTCTGGACAAGACATAAGAGACTTCTATGAAATCCCAACTGAGAGAAG AGAGGAACGCAGACCTCCTTACCATGAATTCCCAGCAGAGCGGGCGTATTATGAAAATGTGCGTACGCCGGGCCTCTACGCCGACGACCCCCGACGAGACTACCCCGGCAGGAGCAGAGAACGCTACTCTGAGCTAGACCACTACCCGAGTGAACACTACGATCCCCGTTACCATGAAGACCCTAGGGAGTACAGAGAGTACCGCGACCAGTTTGAGCAGGATATGCGGAAGTACACCTACATccagcgggagagggagagggagcgttTCGAGGCTGACCGTGGCCGATGGAGCCCCTCACATCAGAGACGGCCGATCAGCCCCAGCGCCTCGCCGTCACCCTCAGACAGAGTGACGAGGGAGGCTGAGCGACGTGTGTACAGGCATTCGTCTGAGAGAAGTGGCAGCTGTAGCTCTGTTTCCCCTCCTCCGCCACAGTTCGAGAAACCAGGCAAGTCCCCGATGGATTATAAGACGGAAGGTGccgaaagagaaatggagttgcTGGAGATGGAACGTGTTGGAGGGAGCGAGCGAAGCAGGAGGGGCAGGCGGAAGGACAAGGGAGACAAGGAGAAGGGCGAGAGAGGCAAGTCGAGGAGAGGCAAAATGCCGTCCCCTTCAGTCTCTCACTTGGAGACTGATAAAGAAGCTTCTTTGGACGGTAGTTCAATTAAAGGGAAAATCTTGGAGGGAGACGGTACTGAAAAGTCACGATACAAGGGTGACAACGAGCCCTCACCCTCTGAGCATATTTCCCGCCTGGAAACCCCACAGAAAAGCGATAGACTGGATGCTGGAAAAGGAGAGGCATCAGACAGAGACGGAAAGAGCAGACTGAAAAAACACTTAAAATCTGACATTGGGGGTGAAGCAAAAGACTTAATGTTGGAGTCTGACCGCTTGGCAGCTCGTAAAAGACGCTTCGCTGACCCTGGTGGGAAAACCATTAGACAGAAGAGGGGCAGGATGGAGGACGAGGGAGTCCAGTCCCCAGAATTCGGAACAAATTCGGCTCTTCCAAAAGATTCAGAAGATGTGAAGGCACttgaaaaagaaacacagaagAGGGAACATGTGAAGCCAAAACTGGACAGAGGGCCTTCTCATTACGGCGTTAAAGATGATCAAGACTCCTCTTCCATGTCTGGAATAAGAGGGCAGGGTTCAATGATGCGACAAGGTGAACCGCCAGATCTTGATGATCAGGACTCTGGGAAGCACCTCTCTGTTCCTGGAGTGTCGAGAAGATTCTCACACGACGAGACTCTTGATCATGAAAACAAAAGCAGGGAGGAATATGACATCGACCTCTCACAAAGCTACCGCAAACAAATGGAACAAAATCGCAGACTACGACAGCAAATCCCGGAGCCTGATACACATGGAAAAACAGGTAGTCCTCAAAGTTTAGAAGCAGAAGAGCTGGAGCATCGTAGTCTAGTGCACGAGGTCGGGAAGCCACCTCAGGATGTTACAGACACTTCTCCGTCTTCCAGGAATAAGAAGCCAGAAATGTTTGAGCTGGATGTTGGCAGTAAGAGAGAACGTGTGTACAGAAGTTTCCGGCCAAAGAGTGAAGATCCAGAGTGGAATAATACTAATTCTCCGAAACCGCAGCAACCCTCCCAACACATTGAAGAAGAGATGAATGACATGCCACATCTCATAACTGTCAAAGATGTGAAAGAGCTACCAAAATCTGAGGAAACGGTACACCCAGACGTAGAAATGGTAAAAAGAGTACACCCAACACAAATGACAAAGCTTAGCACTCAATTGCACAGTGGCATGGATGATCCTCATAAACGTTGGGAGAGTCGTCTAAAACAGGACTTATTACCTGATGTAGGATTCTCAGGAAGAAAAAGACTTGGGCACAAGCATCTGGAATACGGCCTTTGGCATGACTTAGAACCGGGGGAGGTGAGGTCAGACTCTGAAGAGGATCGGGAGCATAAATCAAACTCCCCAATGCCCTCTACCTCTCTGTCCTTTCCCGAGAGGCAAAGAGGGGACAGGTTGTCAGACTCAAAGTTTACTAGCTCACTGGAAAGGAATAAGTTCTATTCGTTTGCACTGGATCAGACCATCACACCAGACACCAAGGCTCTGCTTGAAAGGGCAAAATCTCTATCGTCTTCTAGAGAAGACAATTGGTCTTTCCTGGATTACGACTCCCATTTTGCAAGCTTGCGGAGTCGCAAAGACACTGAGAAGGTAGAGTCAACCCCACGACCAACACCCTCATGGtacatgaagaaaaagaaaattcgtAGTGAGTCTGAGGATAAGCTTGATGACAGGAAGGAGGCAGAGCCAAAGCCAGAGGAGCAGCAAGAACGAAGAGAACTGTTTGCCTCACGGTTTCTTCACAGTTCTATTTTTGAACAAGATTCGAGACGTCTTCAGCATCTTGAACGAAAGCACGAGGACTCTGAACAAGGTGTTGGATACCAGTCTACTCAACCCAGTGCACTGGAGGGGCAGCCTGATGCTGAACCAGGTGTGCTGTTTCATAGCAGGTTTCTAGAGTTAACACGGTTACAACATCAaaaagataaagattttaaaGAACCTCAAGAAATCAAGAGGGAAGTCACAGATGATAGCAGGACAGAAAAGCCACAAGAAGAGCCCCAAGAGCAGCCTCAGTCAGCTATCCCAGTGCCCCATGCTGTTGAACCCGAACCTGAAAGAAAACCTGAACTTGAAACAAAACCTGAACCGGAAACAAAACCTGAACCGGAAACAAAACCAGAACCGGACACAAAACCAGAACCTGAAATAAAACCAATCAGTCCAACCCAGCTACTTCCACTACCTCCCCCAAAATTTGTTCAACCCCCTAAAGAGTTGTCTCCACCATTGGAGAAACCTGTTCCAAGTAACTCGCCAAAGTCATCTGATGTGGTCATGAAGGAGGAACGGGAACGTGAAAAGACTCCTCCACCACCGCTACCACTTCAGCATGACGAGACTCCCCCACCATCGCTACCACCACAACCGGTGCCTGAGGAACGCCCAAACTCAGTCAGCCCTGTGCTTCCTGAATATCAAGCGAGTGAGTTCAAAGAATCAGTGAGCCAGGAACAAATGGAACCTAGTGTCAACACTGAGAAAGATACCAGTGAGGACCTGTCATCCAGTGTTGAACTCAAGCCTAGTGAAATGGAAGAGTCTGGCCTGCCAGAAATCAAGCCTGAAGCTGAGGTTTTGAATACCCCTAGGTCTGTCTCACCTGCTCCGGTGGAAGACATGGACATCTTGAAAAATGAACCTAGTCCCGTTGATGAAGAACCCTCAGTTAAACCAGATGTTGACCAGAGTTATGTTCCTTCCCCTGTAGAGGAGCCAGTGTCTCCACCACAAAAATCTAAAACTAAGAAGACTAAAGCCTCCCCGACAACACCCGTAGCCCCTTTGCCATCACCATCTACGCCTGATAAACAGGCTACCCGTAAGAGTGAGCGTACATCGAAACGTGGTTCTTCCCCACGAGGAGAGATACCAAAAACAGCTGCTGAATCAAAGCAGAAATCTCCAATTCAGGGTCCTGAGACAGAGCAGGTTACTGAAcaaaggcggaggaggagaaatgTGAAGTCGGTATATGCCACCCCTGTGGAAGATGAGTCTACTCTACAAACTGGTAAAGAGGTAGAGCCACAACGCTCAGCAAGAAGAAGAGGAGTGGACAAGGAAGTAGCCCCTCCACAACCGCCAGAGCAAGACGCACAAACACAGCAAACCTCAAGCAAACCGAGAGGTCGGCCACCCAAGAACCGTCGCCAGGGAGAGGATGCATCAGCTCAGAAGTTGAAAGTTGCAGAGACAAAAGAGATGGAGAGCATAGAGACCATGGGTAGCAATGAACCCGTCTTGAAACCTAAAGGAAAGCAACACTCACCCGCTTCACAAAGATCCCAGCCATGTCCAACACCATTATCTAGCACGTCTGTGAAAAAAGTAGACAAATATCCTGACCCTGATCCTCAGCAAGAGGATCTCCCAGAAGATATCGAAATGACAGATTCTGAACCTGCAAGTGATTCTGTTTCTGGTGTAGAAAAAGGAAAGGATGAGAGCAGAGAGGATGAAAAGCAGACCATGGAAGAGCAACAGAAAGAACACGATGATCTTGTAATGGACACGCCCACTGAGGCTCCAGCTGTTGAAGAAGTTCCTCAAGCTGGAAAGAGTGGGAGGTCTAAAGCAACAAGATTGGTTCGAAATACCAAGTTGCCAGCTGAAGACAAGTCTCTAGTTCTTAAAAATCTAAGGATCCGGCTGGATATGACCGAGGTCATTATGAACAAAAAATCCGAGCTCTCTCCCAAAGATCAAGCCATGGAAAGCCCCCAAGACAAAGAACTTGTAGAAGGCGATATGGAGGAGGAATCGGACACAATAATGCCCGACTCGGCTGAAAATGTCTTTGCTCGAGAATTTGAACTTGAACAAGCAGTGGAGAACATTGCTAAACTGACTGAAGGTTCTAACCCCCCACCAATCAAAAGTCCCAGAAAAGAGGGGCCCAGTCCGGTGGTGCCCAGTCCGGTGGTTCCCAGTCCGGTGGTTCCCCCCGCAGCAGAACCAGAGCCCCCCACGAAGAAGCCTGCGAATCCTGCCAGCGAAAATGAGCTTGCTGCTGCCATTGATTCAATCACATCAGAAGGCCTACCATGCCCTTTGCCACAACAACCACAAGAGCCGGCTGTCAGTGTTGCTACAATGTCTGAACCAGCTGTTCAGCCATTTACAACAGATTCCAAGACGACAGAACTCAGTTCCAGCAGTGCTCCTGTTCAGGAGGAGATCAGTACCCCGATCACGCCAAGGAAGGGAGCTAAGGGCAGAGCTAAAACACCGAAgaaaacaaaagcacaaaagGCTGCTGCCAATCGGAAAGAGATGAAAGACAGTGTACCTGAACCTGACAACTCTCAAACTAACACACCTGAACCAATGGCCATAGAGACACCTGCCATTACAGAGAGTCCACCTGTGGCACCCATAGTCATTACCCCACCCCCTAAATCTAACATGTCCCATCCTACAGACAACAGTGTTTCAGAGGGAGCGCTCAATGATGAACCCACACATGGAAGATCAGCAGGGCTGGTGAACAAGAGCCCTAATATTCTCAAACCCACTCAACAGCCCTACGAGTGCACACCTCTGTCGCCAACTTCCCTATGCCTGAAAACTTCACATAGCAGTAGGCTTCCTCTCTCCCCAACAGATCGATTCAACCAGTCCAGGAACCCTCCTCTCCCGCTTGTACCCCCAGCTCAGGTGTCTCCTGCCCCTGGTCCAGGCCCTGAAACCCATGATCCTGACCCTGGTAACAGTGATCTGCGCAAAATCCTGATGAAGCCTAAAAACATCACAAGCACTTGTGCCATTGCACCTGCTAACATGCCTCCACACCTGCCAAGAGAGAGCGAGCCACCATCAGACATGAACAAGACCCCTGTGCCAGAGAATCGTCATGTGTCTTTACCTGCTCCGCTATCTGCTCAAGCGGTTGTCCGGTCCCCTGGTTCCCTCCCACCTAACGAGAGTAAGCAGATGTTTAACGAGAAGACGGTGATTTCAGTCATTGCTTCAACCGCCACTTCTGTAATAAGTCGCATCTGTAATACTCCAGAAGGTGAAGAGAAGGCCAATATTCCCAGGAGTAATCCTTACGCAGAAAAACAACTTCCCAAACAAATGTTTCCCCCCAGCGCAGAAGAGAGTAGCACTTACCATGGGGCAGCTGTTGGTGAGGATGGGGGAAATGCAGGACGTTTTGTGGTTGAAAGTGCAACCCTGAACACCGGTCCCAGTCCTGGCCTAAGGATTAATACGTCAGAGGGTGTGGTGGTGCTCAGTCACTCTGGCCAGAAGATGGAAGGACCACAGAGGATCAGTGCGAAAATCAGCCAGATCCCTCCAGCGAGTCCTGCTGACATGGAGTCCCAACAGCTGGTGTCCATGCCTCAGATGAAGCCAGATCACTACGCCCAGGCACCCAGTGCCAAATGCCCTCTCGTCCCGGCAGACCACGGCCATCCCATCAAAACGCAGCCTGGTCTTTCAGCTAAACAAGACAACTCTCTGGACAAGATGGAGACGTACCAAGCGGGCGGTCAGAGTGGAGTCGTGAAGAGGCTGCAGCAGCCAGGCGCCAATCCGGGGGTGATGGGCTATCATCACTCTGCAGACTTCGCCATGCTACTGAAGCATCCAAAGAAAGAAGGAGCAGAGCCCATGAGCGATGGAGCTAAACCCTCCTGGGCATCCGCCATCAGTCCGGCGATAAGCCCTCACCTTCCTTCAGCGGCGGGCAATGCAGTTGGGTTCATGCCCAACGCTCCGTCGGATAGAGGGGCCCCTGCCCACCTCACTGGTATTAAAGAGCCCCGTTCTCCTCGGAAAACTTGCCACCCCCACTCTCCCTTTACCAAAGTGTCTTCTCCAATTGGTTCCTCGTCCCCAAAAGCGATGCCTGTGGTTCTACCCTCTGGGCTGCCCGCCGCCATGTCGCAATACGTCCCAAACGTCCATCACTCAGAGCAGTCGGTCATCATGCCTCCTCACAGCACCCATGGCAACATTGGCCGAATGTCGCCGCACCGCGGCGTCAGCCAGACCATTCCAATTGGGCACTTGTCTCAAGGCGATGTTCGTGTGAACACGCCGCCACTGGCCATGATGAATTATGGCATGCATTCTGCAGATGCATTGCAGGCATCTCCGTGGTCAGGCGCTCCGCAGCCATGCCCGACGTCTCCTCAGCCAGTGGGCAGCAGGGACATGGTCCTGAAGGTTAACCCTGCCAACACCAGGCCACACGAGGCCAACGAGGAGGAGGCGAGGCGATACCAAGGCCTGGGAAGGCCAGGCGCCCAACCTCCCATGAAGCCTGAGGCCTTTCCGCAGGAATACCGTGGTCCCTTGCCATCACATGGCCTGCCGCCTGGTCCGCTGGACCGCTATAACCTCCAGCAAAGGGACATGCGCGTCCTGATGCACCATCAGCAGGGTGAGCGGCCTGCTGCTGAGATGCACCACGGCGGTCCTGAACCCGTGCCCTCGTCCTCCAGCTCGACCGGCATGACTGCCTCCCTGTCACCCAGAGGGCATCTGATAGCCAAGGCCCTGCCCGAGAAAGAGGCCCTGAAGCCGGACGTCAACAGGCCGGCCTCGCCCGCCGGGAAAGAGGGAATCATCGGCATTCGTGGAGCCATGACTGCCATCGCATCGCCTCAGCGCATCCCCATTCTGGCGTCAGGAGCGAGCCCAGCGTTCCAGGAGTACCAGGCGGTGTACACCAACATCAGAGGGGTGCCTTCCCAGTTTTCTGACAGCTCTCCACTGAACATAAGCCAGGCTCCACATATTGCACCTTCACAg gCTCATCAAGACCCAGAGCATCCCCAAACATCAGCTGAGGGTAAAGTGGAACCGGTGGAAAACCAGTCTGTTAACATGGTGCAACTATTAACG AAATACCCCATCATCTGGCAAGGATTGCTTGCACTAAAGAATGACACCGCTGCAGTCCAGCTACATTTCGTGTATGGAAACAAGGCTCTGGCCGTGCGATCCCTACCACTACCTGAGGGGGGCGCCATGCTCAGGATTGTCCAGAGGATGAGACTAGAGGCTTCACAGCTAGAGAGCGTGGCCAGAAGGATGACG GGAGACACTGAGTTCTGCCTGCTGCTGGCGATGCCGTGCGGCCGCGACCAGGACGATGTGCGCAGCCAGACCCAGATGCTGCGGCAGGCCTTCATTAGCTACCTGCAAGCCAAGCTGGCCGCCGGCATCATCAATGTCCCCAACCCCGGATCCAAccag CCGGCGTACGTGCTGCAGATCTTCCCGCCGTGTGAGTTCTCGGAGAGCCACCTGTCTCGTCTGGCCCCCGACCTCCTGAGCCGCATCTCCAGCATCTGTCCCCAACACCTCATGATCGTCATCACCTCCGTctga